In Moorella sp. Hama-1, a single genomic region encodes these proteins:
- a CDS encoding DUF3243 domain-containing protein — protein sequence MPQEEKSWEKWKDSLSLVVNLGEKLGFEERTMNGIALRLGNWLADHVDPLNREQRVLKELWDVADEEERQVLAALVTRMVSDGRRQEDMVH from the coding sequence ATGCCACAGGAAGAGAAAAGCTGGGAGAAGTGGAAGGATTCCCTTTCCCTGGTCGTCAACCTGGGTGAGAAACTGGGTTTCGAGGAAAGGACCATGAACGGGATCGCCCTGCGCTTGGGAAACTGGCTGGCTGATCATGTTGACCCCCTGAACCGGGAGCAAAGGGTCCTGAAGGAGCTCTGGGACGTGGCCGATGAGGAGGAACGCCAGGTGCTGGCGGCCCTGGTTACCAGGATGGTGAGCGACGGTCGCCGCCAGGAGGACATGGTCCACTAA
- a CDS encoding nitroreductase family protein has translation MVALELYAAMKARRSIRKFKPDPVPRELIARILEMATWSPSGLNWQQWHFLVVTGPKKDELARSYGRIVEFGMPPAGQRNPQQEGFLQWAKTLGGAPVAIVALSPAHGQPGTRKMNLESVASAFSHLLLAATNEGLGTCWMTGPLDNEPELRKVLALPDDKEIVAVTPLGYPAESPAAAPRKSLDEVVTWIGF, from the coding sequence ATGGTTGCCTTGGAACTCTACGCCGCCATGAAGGCCCGGCGGAGCATCCGCAAATTCAAACCCGACCCGGTGCCCAGGGAGTTAATCGCCCGCATCCTGGAGATGGCTACCTGGTCGCCCTCAGGCCTCAACTGGCAACAATGGCACTTCCTGGTGGTGACCGGCCCCAAAAAGGACGAGCTGGCCCGGAGCTACGGCCGGATCGTCGAATTTGGCATGCCGCCGGCAGGCCAGCGTAACCCCCAGCAGGAAGGTTTCCTGCAGTGGGCTAAAACCCTGGGCGGGGCGCCGGTGGCCATTGTCGCCTTGAGCCCGGCCCACGGCCAGCCAGGCACCCGCAAGATGAACCTGGAAAGCGTGGCCTCGGCCTTCAGCCACCTCCTCCTGGCCGCCACCAATGAAGGTTTGGGCACCTGCTGGATGACCGGGCCCCTGGATAATGAACCAGAATTGCGCAAAGTCCTGGCCCTTCCCGACGATAAGGAAATTGTCGCCGTCACGCCCCTGGGTTACCCCGCCGAGAGCCCGGCGGCGGCCCCGCGGAAAAGCCTGGACGAGGTCGTTACCTGGATCGGTTTTTAA
- the polA gene encoding DNA polymerase I translates to MPAKTASLLLVDGNSVIHRAFHALPPLQTREGVRTNAVYGFATMLQKARDMVKPDYIIVAFDHSKVTFRNDLYDKYKGTRPETDPELRPQFALVKRLLAAWNLASCEAEGYEADDLIGTLSRQGAEAGVEVIILTGDRDALQLVGNQVKVLLMRRGLSQVEAIDREAIRKNYGLQPQQLIDVKALMGDTSDNIPGVPGIGEKTAVQLVRQYGDLEGVLAHAGEVRGRRVAENLMTYAGQARLARRLATIDCHAPVTLDLDGCCNRPPDYEAVLALYKELEFHSLVKDVLQAMGQEEGQTPAETTTVQGLELPKPLTLGGLEDLADLVERLVGEDEVALELVLNSPNYLEAAAVALGLAWEGGVAVLGTAGIPAAALAGTLAPLLQAAPVFHDAKAALVWLGNAGAQAADPGGDTMVAGYLLNPTASRHDLPELCLEHLNLALVEGDSLQLAVARRAEAIRLLHRELVAKLQAAGMENLYRRVELPLTRVLGAMESYGVAVDMEALDLMGSELDGGLAALTEAIYELAGERFNLNSPKQLAVILFEKLGLPPVKRTKTGFSTDAAVLEELAYKHPIAAKLVEYRQLAKLKSTYVDGLKPLVNPQTGSLHTSFNQTVTATGRLSSSEPNLQNIPVRLELGRRLRKAFVPHGPGRLLLAADYSQIELRVLAHIAGDPAMIDAFRRGEDIHARTAAEVFGVPLDEVTPAIRRSAKAVNFGIVYGISDFGLSRDLGISRAEAHDYITRYFQRYPRIKAYLDEVVARARQEGYVTTLLGRRRYLPDLFSSNRNVRSFGERTAMNTPIQGTAADIIKVAMVKIARLLEEEYPATRMILQVHDELIFDVPEEELPAVAALVKEAMEHTLELQVPLQVDLKAGPNWYDLEPYKAAPGKPIR, encoded by the coding sequence ATGCCCGCTAAAACCGCCAGCTTGCTCCTGGTTGATGGTAACAGCGTCATCCACCGGGCCTTTCATGCCCTGCCGCCCCTGCAGACCAGGGAAGGCGTCCGTACCAACGCCGTCTATGGCTTTGCCACCATGCTGCAGAAGGCCCGGGACATGGTTAAGCCCGATTATATAATTGTGGCCTTTGACCACAGCAAGGTTACCTTTCGCAACGATCTGTACGATAAATATAAAGGAACCCGGCCAGAGACCGATCCGGAACTGCGGCCCCAGTTCGCCCTGGTCAAGCGCCTCCTGGCTGCCTGGAACCTAGCCAGTTGTGAAGCTGAGGGCTATGAGGCCGACGACCTTATCGGCACCCTGAGCCGCCAGGGGGCGGAGGCAGGTGTGGAAGTTATTATCCTTACCGGGGACCGGGATGCCCTGCAGCTGGTGGGGAACCAGGTGAAGGTCCTCCTCATGCGGCGCGGCCTCTCCCAGGTGGAGGCCATCGACAGGGAAGCCATCCGGAAGAACTACGGCCTGCAGCCGCAGCAATTAATCGATGTCAAAGCCCTTATGGGCGATACCTCGGATAATATCCCGGGGGTACCCGGCATCGGAGAGAAGACGGCCGTCCAGCTCGTCCGCCAGTACGGCGATCTGGAGGGGGTCCTGGCCCATGCCGGGGAGGTAAGGGGGCGCCGGGTGGCGGAAAACCTGATGACTTACGCCGGCCAGGCGCGCCTGGCCCGGCGCCTGGCCACCATTGACTGCCACGCCCCCGTCACCCTGGACCTGGACGGGTGCTGCAACCGGCCCCCGGATTATGAGGCCGTCCTGGCCCTCTATAAAGAACTGGAGTTTCACAGCCTGGTTAAGGATGTTTTACAGGCCATGGGACAGGAGGAAGGGCAGACCCCGGCGGAAACGACTACCGTCCAGGGCCTGGAGCTGCCGAAACCCCTGACTCTGGGCGGCCTGGAAGACCTGGCGGACCTGGTAGAGCGGCTGGTCGGGGAAGATGAGGTGGCCCTGGAGCTGGTCTTAAACAGCCCCAACTACCTGGAGGCCGCAGCCGTAGCCCTGGGGTTAGCCTGGGAAGGCGGGGTGGCGGTCCTGGGCACCGCCGGGATACCGGCCGCTGCCTTGGCCGGGACCCTGGCGCCCCTCCTCCAGGCCGCCCCTGTCTTCCATGACGCCAAGGCGGCCCTGGTATGGCTGGGTAACGCCGGGGCGCAGGCGGCCGATCCCGGCGGCGACACCATGGTGGCCGGTTACCTGTTAAATCCTACGGCCTCACGCCACGATCTACCGGAACTCTGCCTGGAACACCTGAACCTGGCCCTGGTAGAAGGGGATTCCCTGCAACTGGCAGTAGCCCGGCGGGCGGAGGCCATCAGGCTGCTGCACCGGGAACTGGTGGCCAAGCTCCAGGCGGCCGGCATGGAGAACCTCTACCGGCGGGTAGAGTTACCCCTGACCCGGGTGCTGGGGGCCATGGAGAGCTATGGTGTAGCCGTAGATATGGAAGCCCTGGACCTTATGGGGAGCGAACTGGATGGCGGCCTGGCGGCCCTGACGGAGGCCATCTACGAGCTGGCCGGGGAGAGGTTTAACCTGAACTCCCCCAAACAGCTGGCCGTCATCCTCTTTGAAAAACTGGGCCTGCCGCCGGTCAAACGCACCAAGACCGGTTTTTCTACCGACGCCGCCGTCCTGGAAGAACTGGCCTATAAACACCCCATCGCTGCCAAACTGGTCGAATATCGCCAGCTGGCGAAATTGAAATCGACCTATGTCGACGGTTTGAAGCCCCTGGTTAATCCCCAAACCGGTAGCCTGCACACCAGTTTCAACCAGACGGTAACGGCTACCGGCCGTCTCTCCAGCAGTGAGCCCAACCTCCAGAATATCCCGGTGCGCCTGGAACTGGGCCGGCGCCTGCGCAAGGCCTTTGTCCCCCATGGCCCCGGCCGGTTACTCCTGGCGGCCGATTACTCCCAGATCGAGCTGCGGGTCCTGGCCCATATTGCCGGGGACCCGGCCATGATCGACGCCTTCCGTCGGGGCGAAGATATCCATGCCCGGACGGCGGCCGAGGTCTTCGGGGTACCCCTGGACGAGGTAACGCCGGCCATACGGCGCAGCGCCAAGGCGGTGAACTTCGGCATTGTCTACGGCATCAGCGACTTTGGCCTGAGCCGGGATCTGGGCATCAGCCGCGCCGAAGCCCATGATTATATCACGCGCTACTTCCAGCGCTACCCGCGGATTAAGGCCTACCTGGATGAAGTCGTCGCCCGGGCGCGACAGGAGGGTTATGTCACCACCCTCCTGGGTCGCCGCCGCTACCTGCCGGACCTCTTTAGCTCCAACCGCAACGTCCGCAGCTTCGGCGAGCGCACGGCCATGAACACCCCCATCCAGGGCACGGCCGCCGACATCATCAAAGTGGCCATGGTCAAGATCGCTCGCCTGCTGGAAGAAGAATACCCGGCTACCAGGATGATCCTCCAAGTCCACGACGAACTTATCTTTGATGTCCCGGAGGAGGAACTGCCGGCCGTGGCCGCCCTGGTCAAGGAGGCCATGGAGCACACCCTGGAACTCCAGGTCCCCCTCCAGGTGGATTTAAAGGCCGGCCCCAACTGGTACGACCTGGAGCCTTATAAGGCGGCCCCAGGTAAACCAATTAGATGA
- the mutM gene encoding bifunctional DNA-formamidopyrimidine glycosylase/DNA-(apurinic or apyrimidinic site) lyase: MPELPEVETIKRTLSPYIQGQIIARVAIHHPGVIAAPDPDSFTRLLTGREIFGLGRRGKYLLLHLAGEYCLLAHLRMTGRLVLVDEAAPLEPHTHVVFTLAGGSTLRWVDTRRFGRLYLVKEGEVENTAGVGELGPEPLDPSFDAPALAAILAGRRRPLKQVLLDQRLVAGLGNIYADEALFAAGLDPRRPAASLNLEEVASLHGAMRAVLEQGIANRGTSIRDYVDGSGRQGSNQEHLQVYGRTGRPCPHCGQPLERVRLGGRSTHFCPRCQV, translated from the coding sequence ATGCCCGAATTACCGGAAGTAGAAACCATCAAACGTACCTTAAGTCCCTATATCCAGGGGCAAATAATCGCCAGGGTGGCCATCCACCACCCTGGCGTTATTGCTGCCCCCGACCCGGACTCCTTCACCCGTTTACTGACCGGCCGGGAAATCTTCGGCCTGGGCCGCCGGGGCAAGTACCTGTTGCTGCACCTGGCGGGGGAATACTGTCTCCTGGCCCACCTGCGTATGACCGGGCGATTAGTCCTGGTGGACGAGGCGGCACCCCTGGAACCCCATACCCATGTGGTCTTTACCCTGGCCGGCGGCTCCACCCTGCGTTGGGTGGACACCCGCCGCTTCGGCCGCCTCTACCTGGTCAAGGAAGGAGAGGTCGAAAACACGGCCGGCGTAGGGGAACTGGGGCCGGAACCCCTGGACCCGTCCTTTGACGCCCCGGCCCTGGCGGCTATTCTCGCCGGCCGGCGCCGGCCCCTGAAACAGGTCCTCCTGGACCAGCGTCTGGTGGCCGGACTGGGTAATATTTACGCCGATGAGGCTCTCTTCGCCGCCGGCCTGGACCCCCGGCGGCCGGCGGCCTCCCTGAATCTGGAGGAAGTAGCCAGCCTGCACGGGGCCATGCGCGCTGTCCTGGAGCAGGGGATCGCCAACCGCGGCACCTCCATCAGGGATTACGTCGACGGTAGTGGGCGCCAGGGCAGTAACCAGGAACACCTCCAGGTTTACGGCCGGACCGGCCGGCCCTGTCCCCACTGCGGGCAGCCCCTGGAACGGGTGCGCCTCGGCGGTCGCAGCACCCACTTTTGCCCCCGCTGTCAGGTATAA
- the ytaF gene encoding sporulation membrane protein YtaF: protein MFLATILLALAASLDGLGVGLSYGLRRIRLPWFSLVLVSLVSVGASFLSMVAGHLLVRVFNPVLSGRLGAGILLILGTVIIMEAYLKREDKDGQIQTLLRLRLPRLGLVIQILREPARADSDLSGSISSREALTLGIALALDALGIGIGAAAAGFSVFLAPLSIGLCQLLLVRLGLFLGGYWQLDNLGWRGAALPGLILITIGLWRL from the coding sequence ATGTTTCTGGCAACGATACTCCTGGCCCTGGCTGCCAGCCTGGATGGCCTGGGGGTAGGGCTATCCTATGGCCTCCGAAGGATACGACTGCCCTGGTTTTCCCTGGTCCTGGTATCCCTGGTCTCCGTAGGGGCCAGTTTCCTGTCCATGGTTGCCGGGCACCTGCTGGTCAGGGTTTTTAATCCTGTCCTTTCCGGCCGCCTGGGTGCAGGTATATTATTAATCCTGGGTACGGTTATTATTATGGAGGCCTACTTGAAAAGGGAAGATAAAGACGGGCAGATACAGACCCTGCTGCGCCTGCGCCTGCCCCGGCTGGGCCTGGTCATTCAAATCTTAAGGGAGCCGGCCCGGGCCGACAGCGACCTGTCCGGGAGCATCAGCAGCCGGGAGGCCCTAACCCTGGGAATAGCCCTGGCCCTGGACGCCCTGGGCATAGGCATCGGTGCTGCGGCCGCCGGTTTTTCCGTGTTCCTGGCTCCCCTATCCATCGGCCTGTGCCAGCTCCTCCTAGTACGGCTGGGCTTGTTCCTGGGAGGGTACTGGCAACTGGATAACCTGGGCTGGCGGGGGGCGGCCCTCCCGGGCTTGATTCTAATCACCATCGGCCTCTGGCGATTATAG
- the coaE gene encoding dephospho-CoA kinase (Dephospho-CoA kinase (CoaE) performs the final step in coenzyme A biosynthesis.): protein MFIIGLTGGIACGKSTVAGILKELGAVIIDTDRVAREVVAPGRPAYREIVAAFGPLVLQPDGQLDRPALARIIFNDPTARELLNAITHPQIRDRVQELLAELRRTDPEAVVVIEAPLLFEAGMEKMVDAVWAVTAPAPVRLKRLMARDNLSLPEAESRLRAQGEEGARLRRATRLIPTGGDLAATRTAVQAAWQELQRRLGGNCIPGATTCSAPGRSDRSPLENNQTAGAVTGNAPGQAGQGHLDDNQVPGGAL from the coding sequence ATGTTTATTATTGGTCTTACCGGCGGTATCGCCTGTGGTAAGAGTACTGTGGCCGGCATCTTAAAGGAGCTGGGGGCGGTTATAATTGATACCGACCGGGTAGCCAGGGAGGTGGTGGCCCCCGGCCGGCCCGCCTACCGGGAGATAGTAGCCGCCTTTGGCCCCCTGGTCCTCCAGCCTGACGGCCAGCTGGACAGGCCGGCCCTGGCCCGGATTATCTTTAACGACCCTACTGCCAGGGAACTCCTGAATGCCATTACCCATCCCCAGATCCGGGATCGGGTGCAGGAGCTCCTGGCCGAACTGCGCCGGACCGACCCGGAGGCGGTAGTAGTCATCGAAGCGCCCCTGTTGTTCGAGGCCGGTATGGAAAAGATGGTGGACGCCGTCTGGGCGGTTACCGCACCGGCGCCGGTGCGGTTAAAACGGCTGATGGCCAGGGACAACCTCTCCCTGCCGGAGGCGGAGTCCCGTCTCCGGGCTCAAGGGGAGGAAGGAGCCCGCCTGCGCCGGGCCACCAGGTTGATACCCACCGGCGGCGACCTGGCGGCCACCCGGACCGCCGTCCAGGCGGCCTGGCAGGAGCTGCAGCGCCGCCTGGGGGGCAACTGCATACCGGGAGCAACAACCTGTAGCGCTCCTGGCCGGTCGGATAGGAGCCCCCTGGAGAATAACCAGACAGCAGGGGCGGTAACCGGGAATGCCCCCGGCCAGGCTGGCCAAGGCCATCTGGATGATAACCAGGTACCTGGAGGTGCCCTATGA
- a CDS encoding lytic transglycosylase domain-containing protein, with translation MGKIGRRFLWLLLLLALLAFLLPRAGRLFYPLPYRDSIVTYAHREGLDPLLVAAVARVESKFYPRARSAQGALGLMQLMPDTARLAAGHLGLPFEPDKLYNPDYNLRLGSWYLARLLEEFGDVNPALAAYNGGRGHVHEWLNGGVWDGSYANLRQVPFPETREFVRRVRQDYRIYRFLYPDVR, from the coding sequence ATGGGAAAAATAGGACGGCGTTTCCTGTGGTTACTTCTACTACTAGCCCTCCTGGCCTTTCTCCTGCCCCGGGCCGGGCGGCTCTTTTATCCCCTGCCCTACCGGGATAGTATCGTCACCTATGCCCACCGGGAAGGCCTCGACCCCCTGCTGGTAGCCGCTGTAGCCAGGGTGGAAAGCAAGTTCTACCCCCGGGCCCGATCGGCCCAGGGAGCCCTGGGCTTGATGCAACTCATGCCGGATACCGCCCGGCTGGCGGCGGGCCACCTCGGTTTGCCCTTTGAACCGGACAAGCTCTACAACCCGGACTACAACCTGCGCCTGGGCAGCTGGTACCTGGCCCGGCTCCTGGAGGAATTCGGCGATGTCAACCCGGCCCTGGCCGCCTACAACGGCGGCCGCGGCCACGTCCACGAGTGGCTGAACGGCGGTGTCTGGGACGGGAGTTACGCCAACCTGCGGCAGGTACCCTTCCCGGAGACCAGGGAGTTTGTGCGCCGGGTCCGGCAGGATTACCGCATCTATCGTTTTTTATACCCTGACGTTCGCTAG
- a CDS encoding nicotinate phosphoribosyltransferase, producing MGTEVIASLEQVRRLQVEPDRRFYSARHEEIASGATTDVYFVRTYEILKELGKIDTVVTAEIFPRRPGIICGVNEVLALLQDRKVTIYGLPEGSPFAPKEVVMRIQGPYSEFGLFETTLLGMLASSSGWATAAREIREAAADHPFVCFGARHVHPAVAPVMERAAIVGGADGASCILAAKLAGRDPQGTVPHAVFLIIGDTVEGALAYDRLMPPDAKRTILIDTFKDEAEEALRVAEALGPALAGVRLDTPSERGGVTPELVREVRYRLDKAGYHHVGIFVSGGLTPERIRTLIEAGADAFGVGSYISGAAPIDMTMDIKEVDGRPVAKRGRLPGVVANPRLVQLK from the coding sequence ATGGGGACCGAGGTCATTGCCTCCCTGGAGCAGGTACGGCGGCTGCAGGTTGAACCGGACCGGCGTTTTTATTCCGCGCGGCATGAAGAGATTGCTTCCGGGGCGACCACCGACGTTTATTTCGTCCGCACCTACGAGATCTTGAAGGAACTGGGCAAGATCGATACCGTGGTCACGGCCGAGATTTTTCCCCGCCGGCCGGGGATTATCTGCGGCGTTAATGAGGTTTTGGCCCTGCTGCAAGACAGGAAAGTAACCATCTACGGCTTGCCCGAGGGGAGTCCCTTTGCACCCAAAGAGGTAGTCATGCGTATCCAGGGGCCCTACAGCGAGTTTGGCCTCTTTGAGACCACCCTGCTGGGTATGCTGGCCAGTTCCAGCGGCTGGGCCACGGCAGCCCGGGAGATCAGGGAAGCGGCCGCTGACCACCCCTTCGTCTGCTTCGGCGCCCGCCATGTGCACCCGGCGGTGGCCCCGGTTATGGAGCGGGCGGCCATTGTCGGCGGCGCCGACGGGGCGAGCTGCATCCTGGCGGCCAAACTGGCCGGCCGGGACCCCCAGGGAACGGTACCCCACGCCGTTTTTCTCATTATCGGCGATACGGTAGAAGGGGCCCTGGCCTACGATCGCCTCATGCCTCCCGATGCTAAACGGACCATCCTGATTGATACCTTTAAAGACGAAGCCGAAGAAGCCCTGCGGGTGGCCGAAGCCCTGGGCCCGGCCCTGGCCGGGGTACGCCTGGATACCCCCAGCGAACGCGGCGGTGTAACCCCGGAGCTGGTCCGGGAGGTGCGTTACCGATTGGATAAAGCCGGCTACCACCATGTTGGCATCTTCGTCTCCGGCGGCCTGACGCCGGAGCGCATCCGCACCCTCATTGAAGCCGGGGCCGACGCCTTCGGCGTAGGCAGCTATATATCCGGGGCGGCGCCCATTGACATGACCATGGACATAAAGGAAGTCGATGGCCGCCCGGTGGCCAAACGTGGTCGCCTGCCGGGGGTCGTCGCCAACCCCCGGCTGGTGCAGCTAAAGTAG
- a CDS encoding amidase domain-containing protein gives MGRILFLRWRWVRLMVPGVILLTGMTLFLLRPESLPVTAPPASGELKEHLTTIFTARARALTDGKYKGLEVFYDATTTSGRFALNHEIGRIKYIQEWLQKRQVTLTGSHLDLAVVDSGSEGDKGWASVSQHLILSYRHQGEASKIVNQMGFRTLHWVELVKKDGRWLITRDWYWDPFETDDLKPAIAPGTAVCKVPPPPIQGKYRRQAAVAYADRYSGVRVGPGDGRYNQDYRDLTGLGGDCANFASQVLSDKNAGGIPRDWVWNYHNGEGSQAWAQAAGLVCYLLDSGLAVRLARGNFHEVTRATAAYPYGAVNALQPGDIIGYEEGGEVSHVSVVAGRDASGYVLVDSHTADRYHVPWDMGWEDRTIYWLLQVVY, from the coding sequence GTGGGCCGGATTTTATTTTTGCGCTGGCGATGGGTGAGGCTGATGGTTCCAGGCGTCATTCTCCTGACTGGCATGACCCTTTTCTTGCTTAGACCAGAAAGCTTGCCGGTAACGGCGCCCCCCGCCTCCGGGGAATTAAAGGAGCACCTGACAACCATCTTCACGGCCCGAGCCAGGGCCCTAACCGACGGTAAATATAAGGGCCTGGAGGTCTTCTATGATGCCACGACGACCAGCGGCCGGTTTGCCCTGAACCATGAAATCGGCCGCATTAAATACATCCAGGAGTGGTTGCAAAAGCGCCAGGTAACCCTGACCGGCAGTCACCTGGACCTGGCTGTTGTCGATAGTGGTAGCGAAGGGGATAAAGGCTGGGCCTCGGTATCCCAGCACCTGATCCTCAGTTACCGGCACCAGGGGGAAGCGTCAAAAATAGTAAACCAGATGGGGTTCCGTACCCTCCACTGGGTGGAACTGGTCAAGAAGGACGGTCGCTGGCTGATCACCCGCGACTGGTACTGGGACCCCTTTGAGACCGACGACCTGAAACCTGCAATCGCCCCCGGCACGGCAGTCTGCAAGGTGCCGCCGCCACCGATCCAGGGGAAATACCGCCGCCAGGCGGCGGTGGCCTATGCCGACCGCTACAGCGGCGTGCGCGTGGGTCCCGGGGATGGCCGCTATAACCAGGATTACCGGGATTTAACGGGCCTGGGGGGCGATTGTGCCAACTTCGCTTCCCAGGTTTTGAGTGATAAAAATGCCGGGGGCATACCCCGGGACTGGGTGTGGAATTATCACAACGGTGAGGGCAGCCAGGCCTGGGCCCAGGCTGCCGGTCTGGTCTGCTACCTCCTGGACAGCGGCCTGGCAGTGCGCCTGGCCCGGGGGAATTTTCACGAGGTGACCCGGGCCACTGCTGCTTACCCCTACGGGGCAGTAAATGCCCTGCAGCCGGGAGATATTATCGGTTATGAGGAAGGCGGTGAGGTGAGCCATGTCTCCGTGGTCGCAGGCCGGGATGCGTCCGGGTATGTTCTGGTTGACAGCCATACGGCCGATCGTTACCACGTCCCCTGGGACATGGGCTGGGAGGACCGGACCATCTACTGGCTCCTCCAGGTGGTTTATTAG
- a CDS encoding anti-sigma factor family protein, with the protein MNCCRCRELLSPYLDGILSETVCRTLEGHLRFCPTCREELEAMRQTIKIIHTWSEEELELPAGFAERLRSRLERERQPWYRRPGRSWVSLSAAAALIMVMAFTARADYLRSGPFNDFTSGREQVQSQALTASQQPAGKDTPATPLLTLPPVAPAVPPRQPAPEIKEEANQLPKAPARTTRVYRPALQEQKQEQEQKYLLVGAMNLSSRSRAGGQVAEEQSPTGAEQSPPPADKGQPAGQQPGTRDQAAGESPGKVPGSPGQAPVLPQPGTGLDTGGTSTGSSQGGAETKPSGITSPGQEGTLPPVPPTGGDGKKQPASTTGPQARPSSQKGELKALPPVLMGDLQAQPATTTKDKP; encoded by the coding sequence TTGAATTGCTGCCGGTGCCGGGAATTACTTTCACCATATCTTGATGGTATCTTGAGTGAGACCGTATGCCGGACCCTGGAGGGCCACCTGCGCTTCTGCCCGACCTGCCGGGAAGAACTGGAGGCCATGCGCCAGACAATAAAGATTATCCACACCTGGTCGGAAGAGGAACTGGAGTTGCCGGCCGGTTTTGCCGAACGCCTGCGCTCACGCCTGGAGAGGGAGCGGCAGCCCTGGTACCGGCGCCCTGGCCGCAGCTGGGTTTCCCTCAGTGCGGCGGCAGCCCTCATTATGGTCATGGCCTTTACGGCCCGGGCCGACTACCTCCGCTCCGGACCTTTTAATGACTTTACCTCCGGCAGGGAACAGGTGCAAAGCCAGGCCCTTACCGCTTCACAACAGCCCGCCGGGAAAGACACGCCGGCGACACCGCTGCTGACCCTGCCCCCGGTAGCGCCCGCAGTTCCACCCCGGCAGCCGGCTCCGGAGATAAAAGAAGAAGCCAACCAGTTGCCCAAAGCCCCGGCCAGAACAACCAGGGTCTACCGGCCGGCATTGCAAGAGCAGAAGCAAGAGCAGGAACAGAAGTATCTTCTGGTAGGTGCCATGAACCTTAGTTCCCGCAGCAGGGCAGGAGGGCAGGTAGCGGAAGAGCAGTCCCCGACAGGGGCAGAGCAGAGCCCGCCACCGGCAGATAAAGGACAGCCGGCAGGGCAGCAACCAGGTACCCGGGACCAGGCTGCGGGCGAGTCACCGGGGAAAGTTCCGGGTTCACCAGGGCAGGCACCGGTCCTGCCCCAACCCGGTACGGGCCTGGATACCGGGGGTACTTCTACCGGCAGCAGCCAGGGCGGGGCCGAAACGAAACCTTCCGGTATAACTTCCCCGGGCCAGGAGGGAACGCTGCCGCCTGTACCACCAACAGGGGGAGACGGAAAGAAACAGCCGGCAAGTACAACCGGCCCCCAGGCCCGGCCTTCAAGCCAGAAGGGTGAACTCAAGGCCCTGCCCCCGGTCCTCATGGGTGACCTGCAGGCACAGCCGGCAACTACAACCAAGGATAAACCATGA
- a CDS encoding RNA polymerase sigma factor produces the protein MSADEELLARSRNGDPEAFTHLVERYQGMLYTIAHRFLGNPEDAGDAAQEALVRAFKGLKDFRGQCSFKTWLQHIIANVCRDELRRLKRRPTLSLDALLEIDGPPREIPAGDVVSPEEIAVAREGEDHLHRLIQALAPEQRMVIIMRDIQGFSYEEIASCLDCSVGTVKSRLSRARMFLRRQLIGERELLKDTGVYIDKGGEGR, from the coding sequence ATGTCTGCCGATGAGGAGTTACTGGCCCGCAGTAGAAACGGTGACCCTGAGGCCTTCACCCATCTGGTGGAACGTTACCAGGGCATGCTTTATACCATTGCTCACCGTTTCCTGGGCAACCCCGAGGATGCCGGTGACGCCGCCCAGGAGGCCCTGGTGCGGGCCTTTAAAGGCCTCAAGGATTTCCGCGGCCAGTGCTCCTTTAAAACCTGGTTACAGCACATCATTGCCAATGTATGCCGGGATGAGCTGCGCCGCCTGAAACGGCGGCCCACCCTTTCCCTGGATGCCCTCCTGGAGATAGACGGCCCACCCCGGGAAATCCCCGCCGGGGATGTTGTTTCGCCGGAGGAGATTGCTGTAGCCAGGGAAGGGGAGGATCATTTACATAGATTAATCCAGGCCCTGGCGCCCGAGCAGCGGATGGTGATAATCATGAGGGACATCCAGGGCTTTAGCTACGAAGAGATAGCCAGTTGCCTGGATTGTTCCGTGGGGACGGTTAAGTCCCGCTTGAGCCGGGCCCGGATGTTTCTCCGCCGGCAGCTGATAGGGGAGAGGGAACTTTTAAAGGATACCGGCGTCTATATAGATAAAGGGGGTGAGGGGCGTTGA